From one Acidobacteriota bacterium genomic stretch:
- the trpB gene encoding tryptophan synthase subunit beta — translation MDFEPNERGYWGEFGGRFVPETLMSPLEELTDAYFSVRDDAGFQAEFLHLLKDFSGRPTPLFHARRLSEILGGAQVFLKREDLGHTGSHKINNAIGQVLLARRMGKKRVIAETGAGQHGVATATVCALFGLDCVVYMGTEDMRRQELNVFRMQLLGAEVRGVDSGSRTLKDAINEALRDWVTNVETTYYLLGSALGPHPYPLMVRDFQSVIGREAREQILEQTGSLPDLLIACVGGGSNSIGLFHPFLNDESVKMIGVEAGGRGSGLGDHAARFMDGGRVGVLQGTKSYLLQDPNGQIALTHSVSAGLDYASIGPEHAFLHDLGRVEYVSASDNEALAAFQTLSRTEGIIPALESSHAIAHVIKIAPQMSPARNLIVNLSGRGDKDVSQVREMIG, via the coding sequence ATGGATTTTGAGCCAAATGAGCGTGGTTATTGGGGCGAATTCGGCGGGCGTTTTGTCCCCGAAACACTGATGTCGCCGCTTGAGGAATTGACCGACGCATATTTCTCGGTTCGTGACGATGCCGGATTCCAAGCAGAATTCTTGCATTTGCTGAAAGATTTTTCGGGCCGTCCGACGCCGCTTTTCCACGCCCGAAGGCTTTCGGAAATTCTCGGCGGCGCGCAGGTGTTTCTCAAGCGTGAGGATCTCGGACACACCGGATCGCACAAGATAAACAACGCCATCGGCCAGGTTTTGCTGGCTCGCCGGATGGGCAAGAAGCGCGTCATCGCCGAGACGGGCGCCGGCCAGCACGGTGTTGCGACGGCCACCGTTTGCGCGCTCTTCGGGCTCGATTGCGTCGTTTATATGGGCACGGAAGATATGCGCCGGCAGGAGTTGAACGTCTTTCGGATGCAACTCCTCGGCGCCGAAGTTCGCGGCGTCGATTCCGGTTCGAGGACGCTCAAGGACGCGATCAACGAGGCGTTGCGCGATTGGGTGACGAATGTCGAGACGACCTATTACTTGCTCGGCTCGGCGCTCGGACCCCATCCGTATCCACTGATGGTGCGGGATTTTCAATCCGTGATCGGTCGCGAAGCGCGCGAGCAGATCCTTGAACAGACGGGAAGTTTGCCGGATCTTCTGATCGCCTGCGTCGGCGGCGGATCGAACTCGATCGGCCTTTTTCATCCGTTTCTTAACGACGAATCCGTGAAAATGATCGGCGTCGAAGCCGGCGGGCGCGGATCGGGCCTCGGCGACCACGCGGCACGCTTTATGGACGGCGGCCGGGTGGGTGTTCTGCAGGGAACGAAAAGCTATTTGCTGCAGGATCCGAACGGTCAGATCGCGCTGACGCATTCGGTTTCGGCCGGCCTCGATTACGCTTCGATCGGCCCGGAACACGCGTTTCTGCACGATCTCGGCCGTGTCGAATACGTCTCGGCGTCCGACAACGAGGCGCTCGCGGCATTTCAGACGCTTTCGCGGACCGAAGGCATCATTCCCGCGCTCGAAAGCTCGCACGCGATCGCGCACGTCATCAAAATTGCGCCGCAGATGTCACCGGCACGAAACCTGATCGTTAATCTATCGGGTCGGGGTGACAAGGATGTCAGTCAGGTGCGGGAAATGATCGGCTGA
- a CDS encoding tryptophan synthase subunit alpha, with product MQNRIKSEFENLKAAGRGGFIPFIVAGDPDLETSKRLIVEIGKRGANVIELGVPFSDPVADGPTIQAASERALKNPISIEAILNIVAEARAEGLETPLILFSYFNPILQFGLERFADEALKSGVDGVLITDLVPEEAAEFKSILDVRGLSLIMLAAPTSSDERLRKICAAASGFIYAVSRAGVTGTRDALSVDAEVLVGRLRKFTDLPIAVGFGISTAKQVEETWRYADAAVVGSAIVAEIAADSGEDAVEKIGEFVSTLRPQN from the coding sequence ATGCAAAATCGAATCAAATCGGAGTTCGAAAATCTGAAGGCTGCGGGACGCGGCGGTTTTATTCCGTTCATTGTCGCCGGCGATCCGGATCTTGAAACATCGAAGCGTTTGATCGTTGAAATCGGAAAACGCGGGGCGAATGTCATCGAACTCGGCGTTCCTTTTTCGGATCCGGTCGCAGATGGTCCGACGATTCAGGCGGCGTCGGAGCGAGCGCTCAAGAATCCGATCTCGATCGAAGCAATTCTCAATATAGTTGCAGAAGCGCGCGCGGAAGGACTTGAAACGCCGTTGATCCTTTTCAGTTATTTCAATCCGATTCTGCAGTTCGGACTAGAACGTTTCGCGGACGAGGCGTTGAAGTCGGGCGTCGATGGCGTTTTGATCACCGATCTCGTGCCCGAAGAGGCCGCCGAATTCAAGTCGATCCTCGACGTTCGCGGCCTTTCGTTGATAATGCTCGCGGCGCCAACTTCGAGCGACGAGCGGCTGAGGAAGATCTGCGCAGCCGCGAGCGGCTTCATTTACGCCGTCTCGCGCGCCGGCGTTACCGGAACACGCGACGCGCTCAGCGTTGACGCCGAGGTTCTCGTCGGGCGATTGCGAAAATTCACCGATCTTCCGATCGCCGTCGGATTCGGGATCTCGACCGCGAAACAGGTTGAAGAAACGTGGAGATACGCGGACGCTGCCGTCGTCGGGTCGGCGATCGTTGCCGAAATTGCGGCGGATTCCGGCGAGGATGCGGTCGAGAAGATCGGCGAGTTTGTTTCGACACTGCGCCCCCAAAACTGA
- a CDS encoding DUF3999 family protein, translating into MNRKLLILLMLLGAVGGFAQIDNFALRREINGARIGWARIVLPDQIYAKISGLMTDVRIVGIRPNGERFEVPYVLRQVAESKEKTVEFKVVNQVAGKGGRFVTFEVPTAEPLNLIDLTFSKENFDWRVRLEGSSDQKEWMKILDDYRIVGFKNTFTSYSFTTLRFPDAKFKYFRLFIPTNEDPGFVRASLIERVSDKTVVRSYPVKSFKVSEDKPFRLSVIDLELADRVPLNSLRVRVKDKIDFYRPISIEYVAGTNANNEPVYKRGAADVFSSFDNEGFRFPVFAADKLRITVSNQDSPPLSFEAFEISGTPYELVAQFPEDARYFLVYSKPETPKPEYDIAKFADKIPATVTELKLGDEETSGDSAPASKPWMSSPLWLWPVMIAAIVLMGFFAFRMLRR; encoded by the coding sequence ATGAATCGTAAACTACTCATATTGCTGATGCTGCTCGGCGCCGTCGGAGGCTTCGCCCAGATCGACAACTTCGCGCTCAGGCGCGAGATCAACGGCGCGCGGATCGGTTGGGCGCGGATCGTCCTGCCGGATCAGATATACGCCAAGATCTCAGGATTGATGACCGACGTCCGAATCGTCGGCATCCGCCCAAACGGCGAACGATTCGAAGTTCCATACGTATTGCGACAGGTCGCCGAATCAAAAGAAAAGACGGTCGAGTTCAAGGTTGTAAATCAGGTCGCGGGCAAGGGCGGCCGTTTCGTGACATTCGAAGTTCCGACCGCCGAACCCTTAAATTTGATCGATCTGACATTCTCGAAGGAGAACTTCGATTGGAGGGTCAGATTGGAAGGCAGCAGCGACCAGAAAGAGTGGATGAAGATCCTCGACGACTATCGGATCGTTGGCTTCAAAAACACTTTCACGAGCTATTCGTTTACTACTCTTCGATTTCCGGACGCGAAGTTCAAGTATTTTCGGCTGTTCATCCCGACGAATGAAGATCCCGGTTTCGTTCGGGCGTCGCTGATCGAACGCGTATCCGACAAAACGGTGGTTCGGAGCTATCCCGTCAAGTCGTTCAAGGTCTCGGAAGACAAGCCTTTCAGACTCTCTGTGATCGACCTCGAACTTGCCGACCGCGTGCCTTTGAACTCGCTCAGGGTGCGTGTCAAGGACAAGATCGACTTCTACCGGCCGATATCGATCGAATATGTCGCCGGCACGAACGCGAACAACGAACCGGTCTACAAGCGCGGCGCGGCCGACGTTTTCTCTTCGTTCGACAATGAGGGTTTTCGGTTCCCCGTTTTTGCCGCCGATAAACTTCGCATTACGGTCAGCAATCAAGACAGTCCGCCGCTCAGTTTCGAAGCCTTCGAGATCTCCGGAACGCCATACGAACTCGTTGCGCAATTCCCGGAAGACGCCCGGTATTTTCTCGTCTATTCAAAGCCTGAGACCCCGAAACCCGAATACGACATCGCGAAGTTCGCCGACAAGATCCCGGCGACGGTTACCGAGTTGAAACTCGGCGACGAAGAAACGAGCGGCGACTCGGCGCCGGCTTCAAAGCCCTGGATGTCGAGTCCGCTCTGGCTTTGGCCCGTGATGATCGCCGCGATCGTGTTGATGGGATTTTTCGCCTTTCGAATGTTGCGGCGTTGA
- a CDS encoding DUF2339 domain-containing protein, translated as MQETEQRLAELRKRVEDLAKYQDYFAREMVEIRRLMASLETRSATPAEPTAATAADQRSVYFPPPTRPRPVSPIDESAPPLFQTVPDPETRSDSSNLEKFIGENLIAMVGAVITVIGVAIGAKYAIDKGWITPVMRIVFGYLIGIGLLIPAFRLREKMSRFSAVTLSGSMAIFYFVTYAAYSFYDLIPQPFAFALMVLFTAFTVFAAIRYERVVIAHIGMVGAYAVPFLLSQNEGRIAFLFTYICVINAGILAVSIKRYWRSIFYSSFVITWMIFFAWFNGGYSPQNDLGLSLGFSAAFFAIFYATFLAWKLIAHEPFGPENVALVLANSFIFFGVGYSTLSDQEQYRNYLGLFTLANAAIHFAVAVFIFRFAATAPSVITLIIGLVITFLTIAVPVQLKGHWITLVWIAEAIVLFSIGRIKRISLYEWFSYPLMLIGTLALFVDWAEASSFFGLNAVEPIYPMLNVGFLTSLFYVAGGALILWLDGKHREGSVLPVSLVAVFRFAGAAAATFALYNALRMEIGNFWGLRQAATMLDAAPTGPYSRGGNISDPSIPYWNAITQIDYSLLFVAVALVVNGKYFRSRATAFAGVVCSGLFFLVFVTAGFAVLTELRELYLRPAEAAFAGDAGSIAVRYVSYAIVGLLLFALAALARDEELSTLPGAVRKIGFDALLHLVALACLSSEILNLTDIFGIPESEKLGLSILWGIYALFLILIGIGRSKKHLRIGALALFAITLAKLFFYDLADLGTISKTIVFVSLGILLLIVAYLYNRFRDVIFKSDES; from the coding sequence ATGCAGGAGACCGAACAACGACTCGCCGAGCTTCGAAAACGGGTCGAGGATCTCGCCAAGTATCAGGATTATTTCGCGCGTGAGATGGTCGAGATCCGGCGGTTGATGGCATCCCTCGAGACGCGCTCCGCAACACCGGCCGAGCCAACCGCGGCGACCGCCGCCGATCAGCGTTCGGTCTATTTTCCGCCGCCGACGCGCCCGCGCCCCGTTTCCCCGATCGATGAATCGGCTCCGCCGCTATTCCAAACCGTTCCGGATCCCGAAACACGATCCGATTCCTCGAATCTCGAAAAATTCATCGGCGAGAATCTGATCGCGATGGTCGGCGCCGTGATCACCGTCATCGGCGTCGCTATCGGCGCGAAATACGCGATCGACAAGGGCTGGATCACTCCGGTGATGCGCATCGTCTTCGGTTATCTGATCGGCATCGGGCTTTTGATCCCGGCATTTCGTCTTCGCGAGAAGATGTCGAGGTTCAGTGCTGTCACACTCAGCGGATCGATGGCGATCTTCTATTTCGTGACCTACGCCGCCTATTCGTTTTACGATCTCATCCCGCAACCCTTCGCGTTCGCTTTAATGGTTCTGTTTACGGCGTTTACGGTCTTTGCAGCGATCCGTTACGAACGCGTGGTCATAGCCCATATCGGAATGGTCGGAGCCTACGCGGTTCCGTTTCTGTTGAGTCAGAACGAAGGCCGCATCGCGTTTCTGTTCACATATATTTGCGTCATCAACGCCGGGATCCTCGCGGTATCGATCAAGCGTTACTGGCGTTCGATCTTTTACTCTTCTTTTGTGATCACGTGGATGATCTTTTTCGCTTGGTTCAACGGTGGCTACAGTCCGCAAAACGATCTTGGCCTTTCGCTCGGGTTCTCGGCGGCATTCTTCGCCATTTTTTATGCGACCTTCCTCGCCTGGAAACTTATTGCGCACGAGCCATTCGGCCCGGAGAACGTCGCGCTCGTTCTGGCAAATTCATTTATCTTTTTCGGCGTGGGTTATTCGACCCTGTCGGACCAAGAGCAGTACCGGAACTATCTCGGACTCTTTACCCTGGCGAACGCAGCGATCCATTTCGCGGTCGCGGTCTTTATCTTCCGTTTCGCGGCAACCGCGCCGTCGGTCATCACTCTCATCATCGGTCTCGTCATCACCTTTTTGACGATCGCCGTTCCGGTCCAGCTCAAGGGACACTGGATCACGCTCGTATGGATCGCGGAAGCGATCGTGCTTTTTTCGATCGGGCGAATCAAACGGATTTCGCTTTACGAATGGTTCTCGTATCCCCTGATGCTTATCGGCACGCTCGCCCTGTTCGTCGATTGGGCGGAAGCGAGTAGTTTTTTCGGACTCAATGCGGTCGAACCGATCTATCCGATGTTGAACGTCGGTTTCCTGACGAGTTTGTTTTACGTCGCCGGCGGCGCGCTGATCTTGTGGCTCGACGGAAAGCATCGCGAAGGCTCGGTGCTGCCCGTATCGCTGGTCGCCGTATTTCGTTTCGCCGGCGCTGCCGCGGCGACGTTCGCGCTGTACAACGCTCTCAGGATGGAGATCGGAAATTTCTGGGGCCTTCGCCAAGCGGCGACGATGCTCGACGCGGCTCCGACCGGACCCTATTCCCGCGGCGGGAACATCTCGGATCCGTCGATTCCCTACTGGAACGCTATCACGCAGATCGACTACTCGTTGCTATTCGTCGCCGTCGCCCTCGTCGTCAACGGGAAGTACTTTCGGAGCCGGGCGACGGCCTTTGCCGGCGTGGTCTGTTCCGGACTTTTCTTCCTGGTGTTCGTGACCGCCGGTTTTGCCGTCCTGACGGAGCTGCGCGAACTTTATCTGAGGCCCGCGGAAGCGGCGTTTGCAGGCGATGCAGGCAGCATCGCCGTGCGCTACGTGTCATACGCGATCGTCGGATTATTGCTGTTCGCGCTCGCTGCTTTGGCGCGCGACGAGGAACTCTCGACGCTTCCGGGCGCGGTTCGCAAAATCGGCTTCGACGCGCTTCTGCACCTCGTCGCGCTTGCTTGTCTGAGCAGCGAGATTCTGAACCTGACGGACATCTTCGGAATTCCGGAAAGCGAGAAACTCGGACTCAGCATTCTCTGGGGAATTTATGCGCTGTTCTTGATTCTGATTGGAATCGGACGTTCGAAGAAACATCTTCGAATCGGCGCCCTCGCGCTGTTCGCGATCACGCTTGCAAAATTGTTCTTCTACGATCTGGCCGATCTCGGGACGATCTCGAAAACGATCGTCTTCGTTTCGCTCGGCATTTTGCTTTTGATCGTCGCCTATCTCTACAATAGGTTCCGCGACGTTATTTTCAAGTCCGATGAATCGTAA